A single window of Ictalurus furcatus strain D&B chromosome 3, Billie_1.0, whole genome shotgun sequence DNA harbors:
- the LOC128605766 gene encoding uncharacterized protein LOC128605766 — protein sequence MVLATAPTIELSTTQPGSAVVQTRMVFNSSSPVPSESLVLNTTQTLLSARLTSLTDSVKVLNFSYEKISDTSYAVIFTFSISNISMSKNPHLRNDTYTQVENIINNALNTLLNDAAAEPFKPQSSFFTNSGNQVNGDMEYYFQDGDTKTPAAFLNELTPVILLGNVLICIRLVFKNLTRIPSEADVLNAANALLDSKTRRARSLVIQTLSDPVSIQNVIYEKIGNSSYIISFAFQISNVTISKDLQLRNGTYDLIQNTINSLLNTILNVKDAPAFVFPQANYTFNGTSIVANSEYIFVEGDTKWTPSGFLSAILNISGLSTFTTPAVVQTRMLFNSSCPVPSESLVLRAIQTLHSARLTNLSDSVNGLNFTYEKISDTSYAVSFTFSMSNISMSKNPDVRNDTYTQVENIINNALNTLLNDAAAEPFKPQSTFFT from the exons ATGGTACTGGCTACAGCACCAACAATAGAACTATCAACTACACA ACCTGGTTCAGCTGTGGTCCAGACCAGGATGGTCTTCaattcctcctctcctgttcccAGTGAGAGTTTGGTCCTCAACACAACCCAGACTCTTCTCAGTGCTCGACTCACAAGCCTCACTGACTCTGTAAAAGTGCTGAACTTCAGCTATgaga aaatttcagacACCTCCTATGCAGTCATCTTCACATTtagcatcagtaacatcagcatgtctaAGAACCCTCACCTCAGAaacgacacctacacccaagtggagaacatcatcaataatgCT ctaaacacacttctaaatgACGCTGCTGCAGAACCATTCAAACCCCAGAGCTCGTTCTTCAC GAATTCAGGAAACCAGGTTAATGGTGATATGGAGTACTACTTCCAAGATGGAGacaccaaaacaccagcagcctTCCTGAATGAGCTTACACCTGTG atttt ATTGGGGAATGTCCTGATATGTATTCGTCTAGTTTTTAAGAACTTGACCAGAATACCTAGTGAGGCTGATGTTCTCAATGCTGCTAATGCTCTGCTGGACTCAAAGACCAGAAGAGCACGATCACTTGTAATACAAACACTGAGTGATCCTGTGAGCATTCAGAATGTCATCTATGAAA AAATTGGCAACAGCTCCTACATTATAAGCTTTGCATTTCAAATCAGCAATGTGACCATCTCCAAGGACCTTCAGCTTAGGAACGGaacatatgatttaatacaaAACACCATCAATAGTCTG CTGAACACTATTCTGAATGTGAAAGATGCTCCTGCGTTTGTCTTTCCACAAGCAAACTACAC GTTTAATGGTACATCAATTGTGGCTAATTCTGAATACATCTTTGTGGAAGGTGACACCAAGTGGACACCAAGTGGATTTCTTTCTGCAATACTGAACATTAGTGGATTGTCGACCTTCACCACTCCTGCTGTGGTTCAGACCAGGATGCTCTTCAATTCCTCCTGTCCTGTTCCCAGTGAGAGTTTGGTCCTCAGAGCAATTCAGACTCTTCACAGTGCTCGACTCACaaacctctctgactctgtaaaTGGGCTGAACTTCACCTATgaga aaatttcagacACCTCCTATGCAGTCAGCTTCACATTTAGCATGagtaacatcagcatgtctaAGAACCCTGACGTCAGGaacgacacctacacccaagtggagaatatcatcaataacgct ctaaacacacttctaaatgACGCTGCTGCAGAACCATTCAAACCCCAGAGCACTTTCTTCACGTAA